In Bradyrhizobium guangzhouense, the DNA window GGAAAGTGACGACGGAGGAGATTGTATCGGAACTCTCAGGCAAGTTATTCGCCCGAAACAGCTGAGATTTCCCTTCTTGAGATTCCCTCAGTAAGCCGAGCGGTTTGTTTTCTGTCTCTTTTCCGCTGAGCAAGAGATGCAAAACGAGATCCTAACGTCTTACCCCTGAGAGGGAATCTCGAAGAGCTGCGTTGAAGCGTATGACACGCGCGTCAACGTTAACACCTGTGGCGCTTGTGCATTGCGGAGACTTCGGATGCGAAAGAGCCTGGTTTGCGTGCTGCGCAGACTATAAACCGTAGATCAAAAGCCATGCGACGAGGAGATGCAAGCCGTGCCGCGTAAACTTCCCAACACGCCTGTTGATGTCTGGCGCACAACTCCGGAAACGTTGGACCTGGCGGAAAACGCCAAGCGATTTGGCTGGTGGGATTTTCCGCTCGAAAGCGCTGCAACAGATTCGGCAGAAATGGATGGAATTGACCGCGCGTACTGGTTCTATAAAAGCGCGCGCCCAATTACGAGAACATCACGGGATGTTTCTGATGCGTTGTTCTTGAACGACAAGTCTATTGTGGAATTACCGACTGCATTTCGAAAGCAGCAGACTGCGACTCTGAGTGCACTGGGGGATCTGATCCAGGCGCGCGGGCTAGAACACTCTAAGGATCTTTTGTTCGAGAGCATCGAAGCCGCTGTCTTCAATGCCGATATCTCTTTCGCGAATTATGAATCTGTGGTGGCAGACGATCATGTCGTGAGCGAGGCTATAGGCGACGGCCGCTCTTCGATGATGTGTTGCTCATCGGCCCAATATTCCGCATTAACAGAACACCAGGGTAGACGTTTCACGATTCTTAACCTCGCGAACAATCACTCATTGGACTTGGGCGTTCAGGGTCTTCGAACCACTCAAGAGCTCTGCAGAGCGAATGGGATCATTGAAATCGGCGCCCCTCGATGCGCCGAGGAGTACGGCCGGGGCACGGTTTTCACGAAGAGGGGCATCAGGTTCGGGTTCGTGTCGGTCACATTCGGTCTCAATGGGCGACCCCTACCCGACGGTGAACATTATTGTGTGCACGCGTCACCGCTCATGTCCAAACGTGTCGTGGCCGATCTTGAGCTACTCAAATCGCAAATAAGGAGCTGTAAACATCAGAATGCCGATGTCATCATCGCCTCAATCCATTGGGGCTTCGAATTCGAGTTTTTTCCAAGACGAAAGCAAATTGAGCTCGCTCATGCGCTTGTGGAGGAAGGCGCCGACATAATTTTGGGCCATCATCCTCACGTAGTTCAGCCGATCGAGTACTACCGCACTACACGTGATCCCAACCGAGTTGCGGTCATCGCTTACTCCTTGGGTAGCCTAACTTGGGACTGGTATACGGCTCCACATTTAATTTTGAGCTTGATGCTGAACTTTCAGTTCGCAAAAGGTGATACAAGTGCAGGAAGCCGTACTT includes these proteins:
- a CDS encoding CapA family protein; translation: MPRKLPNTPVDVWRTTPETLDLAENAKRFGWWDFPLESAATDSAEMDGIDRAYWFYKSARPITRTSRDVSDALFLNDKSIVELPTAFRKQQTATLSALGDLIQARGLEHSKDLLFESIEAAVFNADISFANYESVVADDHVVSEAIGDGRSSMMCCSSAQYSALTEHQGRRFTILNLANNHSLDLGVQGLRTTQELCRANGIIEIGAPRCAEEYGRGTVFTKRGIRFGFVSVTFGLNGRPLPDGEHYCVHASPLMSKRVVADLELLKSQIRSCKHQNADVIIASIHWGFEFEFFPRRKQIELAHALVEEGADIILGHHPHVVQPIEYYRTTRDPNRVAVIAYSLGSLTWDWYTAPHLILSLMLNFQFAKGDTSAGSRTYIESVTATPLFRNIFYRGDNKVMRIEQLRDHLDAKNADFGHLEQMQQYVDLISGRGAPV